A DNA window from Turicibacter sp. TJ11 contains the following coding sequences:
- a CDS encoding efflux RND transporter periplasmic adaptor subunit, whose translation MGKMKKLKMTIISGLIIVIVLAMGFFILSRGSSNDELTAYVDSVSMITGLGSGSGLVNRYSGIVEPQETIQINRNEERKIKELYVKVGDKVEEGTELFAYDTDEMSLKLSQAELELERLTASITSLKEQIKLLNSQKDSVSADEKLEYTSQILNAESELKRAEYDVKSKQVEIDQLKLSLENSVVKSSVAGVVKSISETGMDMYGQSEAYMTLLSTKDYRVKGKVSEQSVWLLQTEQPVIIRSRVDETQTWNGIITSVDLESTESSNNNNYYEQNTESATTYPFYIELQSAVGLILGQHVYIELDYGQDEVKDGVWLYDYYLVHEGDQAYVWVATEDNKLEKREVQLGDFDEEWMRYEIIDGLTLDDYIAFPDERLSEGMPCERFEGSGGYLPMDELEVEENLEGTFEENFGEVTEEGRVELEEIIDEPSSDSIHDDSDQSSEDVIVQ comes from the coding sequence ATGGGGAAAATGAAAAAACTAAAAATGACAATAATAAGCGGACTAATCATTGTGATTGTTTTAGCGATGGGATTTTTTATTTTAAGCAGGGGATCATCTAACGATGAATTAACAGCATATGTTGATTCTGTTTCGATGATTACGGGACTTGGAAGTGGTAGCGGTTTAGTCAATCGATACAGTGGTATCGTTGAACCACAAGAAACCATTCAAATTAATCGCAATGAAGAACGAAAAATAAAAGAATTATACGTCAAAGTTGGCGATAAAGTTGAAGAAGGAACGGAATTATTTGCTTATGATACAGATGAAATGAGTCTAAAACTAAGTCAAGCTGAGTTAGAACTTGAACGATTAACAGCTTCTATTACGAGCTTAAAGGAACAAATTAAATTGTTAAACTCTCAAAAGGATTCAGTATCAGCAGATGAAAAGTTAGAATATACCTCACAAATTTTGAATGCTGAAAGTGAGTTGAAACGAGCAGAATATGATGTTAAAAGTAAACAAGTTGAAATTGATCAACTTAAATTATCACTAGAAAACTCAGTGGTCAAAAGCTCGGTAGCAGGAGTCGTTAAATCAATTAGTGAAACAGGAATGGATATGTATGGACAAAGCGAAGCTTACATGACGTTACTATCGACAAAAGATTATCGCGTGAAAGGAAAAGTAAGCGAGCAAAGTGTTTGGTTGTTGCAAACGGAACAGCCGGTTATCATTCGTTCACGAGTTGATGAAACACAAACATGGAATGGGATTATTACAAGTGTGGATTTAGAAAGTACCGAGTCATCAAATAATAACAATTACTATGAACAAAATACGGAATCAGCGACAACTTATCCCTTTTATATTGAACTACAGTCAGCAGTTGGTCTAATTTTAGGGCAACATGTCTACATTGAATTAGATTATGGTCAAGATGAAGTTAAGGATGGAGTTTGGCTATATGACTACTATCTAGTTCACGAAGGGGATCAAGCTTATGTTTGGGTAGCAACAGAGGACAATAAATTAGAAAAACGCGAAGTTCAATTAGGGGATTTTGATGAGGAATGGATGCGTTATGAAATAATAGATGGATTAACATTAGACGATTATATTGCCTTTCCAGATGAGCGATTGAGTGAAGGAATGCCTTGTGAACGATTTGAAGGTTCAGGAGGATATTTACCAATGGATGAATTAGAAGTTGAGGAAAACCTTGAAGGTACTTTTGAAGAAAACTTTGGTGAAGTGACTGAAGAAGGGCGTGTCGAGTTAGAAGAAATAATAGATGAACCATCGAGTGATTCGATTCATGATGACAGTGATCAATCATCTGAAGACGTCATCGTTCAGTAA
- a CDS encoding cation:dicarboxylate symporter family transporter, which yields MQSSFFKDFLYLTDVKTLIFIAILLGLFFVMKQLEKKKVKFSTRMLSATGIGLVLGLLIQFVGGFPDAPLEVPFIAEINKWYGLFANGFMDLLKMLVVPLIFVSIIRVIINMKQGENLGKLTARTLGTLIGTTAIAAIIGLIVGNAFQLGVGSNLIAGDASIREVSSLVDTLRGLIPSNPVEAMASGNVVAVVIFAAFLGLATKRQTKKYYDIVKPFIDLVEAFYKIILSVAMTIIKWMPYAVIALLANTIAGRGVAALAEVIDFIIALYLAVAVMFGVHLILIAVNGLNPFRYVKNVLDALVLAFTSRSSLGTLPVSIEKLTENVGLDNGIATFVGSLGSNAGMNGCAGIYPAMVAIMVANMTGTPIDMTFIIMLVIMIALASFGIAGLPGSATMAISVVLSGMGLGEYFPLVAGIIAIDPILDMGRTMLNVNGTLVTAVLVGKSFNQIDSDIFYGRKQAPTEQE from the coding sequence ATGCAAAGTTCATTTTTTAAAGACTTTTTATATTTAACAGATGTTAAAACGTTAATTTTTATTGCGATCTTGTTGGGGCTTTTCTTTGTAATGAAGCAATTAGAGAAGAAAAAAGTTAAATTTTCAACTCGAATGCTTAGCGCCACAGGAATTGGTTTAGTTTTAGGATTACTCATTCAATTTGTTGGAGGATTTCCTGATGCCCCATTAGAAGTACCTTTTATCGCTGAAATTAATAAGTGGTACGGTTTATTCGCTAACGGATTTATGGATTTATTAAAAATGTTAGTTGTTCCATTAATTTTCGTCTCAATTATTCGTGTCATTATTAACATGAAACAAGGTGAGAATTTAGGGAAATTAACGGCTCGTACGCTTGGAACGTTAATTGGAACAACAGCTATTGCTGCGATTATTGGACTTATTGTTGGAAATGCGTTCCAACTAGGTGTTGGTTCAAATTTAATCGCTGGAGATGCTTCTATTCGTGAGGTTAGTTCTTTAGTCGATACACTTAGAGGATTAATTCCATCTAATCCAGTTGAGGCTATGGCAAGTGGAAATGTCGTAGCGGTTGTTATCTTTGCTGCTTTTTTAGGATTAGCAACGAAACGTCAAACTAAAAAATATTATGACATTGTTAAACCATTTATCGATTTAGTCGAAGCTTTTTATAAGATCATTTTAAGTGTGGCTATGACAATTATTAAATGGATGCCTTATGCGGTTATTGCGTTATTAGCTAATACCATTGCTGGTCGTGGGGTGGCAGCATTAGCTGAGGTTATTGATTTTATTATTGCTCTTTATCTAGCAGTTGCCGTCATGTTTGGAGTCCACCTAATTTTAATTGCCGTCAATGGATTAAATCCATTCCGTTATGTGAAAAATGTGTTAGATGCCTTAGTTCTAGCTTTCACGTCACGTTCTTCTCTTGGAACATTACCAGTTAGTATTGAAAAGTTAACGGAAAATGTTGGACTAGATAATGGGATAGCGACATTTGTTGGGAGCTTAGGGTCGAATGCTGGGATGAACGGATGTGCAGGAATTTATCCAGCTATGGTTGCTATTATGGTTGCCAATATGACCGGCACACCAATTGATATGACATTCATTATCATGCTTGTGATCATGATTGCCTTAGCTTCATTCGGAATTGCAGGATTACCTGGTTCTGCCACAATGGCGATTTCAGTTGTTTTATCAGGAATGGGATTAGGTGAATATTTCCCATTAGTTGCAGGAATTATTGCAATTGATCCAATCTTAGATATGGGTCGTACAATGTTAAATGTTAATGGAACGTTAGTAACGGCAGTTTTAGTTGGAAAATCATTTAATCAAATTGATTCAGATATTTTCTACGGTCGTAAGCAAGCGCCAACAGAACAAGAATAA
- a CDS encoding dicarboxylate/amino acid:cation symporter yields MKKLPLIARIMIWLVIGISLGVICQTSNIEWPIAIMATFRQLFGTFLSFVIPLIIIGLIVPGIASLGRESGKGLLLTTGLAYLSTISAGFIAFIIGHIFLPAFMGKVGILPNEGATVSPIFTIEIPAMMSVMSALVFAFVLGIGLGSKTESPLLKVCHDFSEIVMGVISQVIVPLVPFYIGSVFSELSYSGEIFVTIQSFLMVYVVLFILQVAYLLLLYIVAGGIKRQNPLKLLKNMLPAYLTAVGTQSSAATIPVTLECTKSNQVDEEICEFVIPLSATIHIAGDTMTLVLTSMAIFFMNGQTPTLGQYFPFILMLGVIMIAAPGVPGGGVMAALGLLESMLGFKTLEIPLMIALHAAQDSFGTATNVTGDGAVAIFVERLLKRPSKKDH; encoded by the coding sequence ATGAAAAAATTACCGTTAATTGCGCGTATTATGATTTGGCTTGTTATCGGAATTAGTCTGGGGGTGATTTGTCAGACCAGCAATATAGAATGGCCAATTGCAATTATGGCTACGTTTCGCCAGTTATTTGGGACCTTCTTATCCTTTGTGATTCCTTTAATTATTATTGGGCTAATTGTTCCAGGGATTGCCTCTCTTGGGAGAGAGTCTGGAAAAGGATTGTTATTAACGACAGGACTTGCCTATCTTTCAACGATTAGTGCTGGATTCATTGCTTTTATCATTGGACACATTTTTTTACCAGCATTTATGGGTAAAGTAGGGATTTTACCGAATGAAGGGGCAACCGTTTCACCCATTTTTACGATTGAAATTCCAGCTATGATGAGTGTGATGAGTGCGTTAGTTTTTGCTTTTGTACTTGGAATTGGATTAGGATCTAAAACTGAAAGTCCACTCTTAAAGGTTTGTCATGATTTTAGTGAGATTGTGATGGGGGTGATCAGTCAAGTCATTGTTCCACTTGTTCCATTTTATATCGGATCAGTCTTTTCAGAGCTAAGTTATAGTGGTGAGATTTTTGTAACCATTCAATCCTTTTTAATGGTATATGTAGTGTTATTCATACTTCAAGTGGCTTATTTACTGCTTTTATATATAGTTGCTGGTGGAATTAAGCGACAAAATCCATTAAAGTTACTAAAAAATATGTTACCTGCTTATTTAACAGCTGTTGGAACACAATCCTCAGCAGCAACGATTCCGGTAACACTTGAATGTACAAAATCTAATCAGGTGGATGAAGAGATTTGTGAATTTGTGATTCCTTTATCAGCAACGATTCATATTGCAGGGGATACCATGACTCTTGTATTAACCTCAATGGCTATTTTCTTTATGAATGGGCAAACACCAACGTTGGGGCAGTATTTCCCCTTTATTTTGATGCTAGGTGTCATTATGATTGCAGCACCTGGAGTTCCTGGTGGTGGGGTGATGGCAGCATTAGGTTTATTAGAGTCGATGCTAGGTTTTAAAACATTAGAAATTCCATTAATGATTGCGCTTCATGCAGCACAAGATAGTTTTGGAACGGCAACGAATGTAACAGGGGATGGGGCAGTGGCAATTTTTGTTGAACGTTTGTTGAAGCGACCATCTAAAAAGGATCATTAG